The segment CTTCGAGCCGTCCGGACTGAACGCAGGCATGGACTCGTTGGCAGGGGTGTTCGTCACCCGCGTCTTTCCTGAGCCGTCCGCATTCATGACGTAGATCTCGGAGTTCCCGTCGCGCATGGAACTGAAAGCGATCCTCGACCCGTCCGGGCTGAACGCAGGGGAGGAATCGTTAGCCTCGTTATTCGTCAATCGCGTCTGACCTGTCCCGTCCGCGTTCATGACGTAGATTTCGGAGTTCCCGTCGCGCATGGAACTGAAAACGATCCTGGCTCCATGGTCGATGCCTCGACTCTCGCTGCTATCGTTGCATCCCAGCAACGGGACAACCAAACCGACGACTAACAGAACAGGGCACCTCTTCATTGATGAGACCTTCTTACTCGCCCCAGCTTCCACAGAACTCAAGGTTGGACACTGACTGATTGTACCGAAGATCCGCCAGTCCTCCGCCCTCTCTCAAGGTTGGGCGCTATCGCACCCGAACCCACCACCCCTTGAGCCGCGAGGGGCAGGGGGACAAACCCTCGGTACGGGTGTAGCATGGGCTTCTAGCCCATGAGTAGTTCGGGCTTCCAGCCCGAATCCGGCGGCTTGGGCAAGATGCCCAAGCTACTCACGGCCATGATGGCCGTGCCACGTTCATCGGCGCCGCCGCTCTCACCGCACACACCACTCACCAGGGCCACCAATCCTTGATCCGTGCCCAGAGGGACGGGTACCGCGGCTTGACGACGATGTAGGAAGCGTATGAAGAAAATAGGAGCCCGGTTTTAGCGCCTTGCATGACATGAATCGATTCGATGCTCTTGAAGTCCTCATTAAGAATGAGCTTGTCCGAAGCACCGTACGGCGGTTCTGCAGCTTTGCTACTGATCATGCACTCTTGGCAAGAATTGCGGAGCATAGCAACAAGGTCCGTGAACTCTGCATCGCTCAGCACCTCGGCCTGGTAAAAGCGAGTTCCATCTGACATTATAAGATGGGTTGCCTCGTATTCCTCCCTGTGCTCAAAGCCATACTTGTCGATAACCTCACTGAGCGTCGCCTCCATTTTCGCGTCGGCAGAATGCCCTTCCATGACGAGCATCACAACGGTAAACAGAACGACGAAACCCACCTCGCTAACGATCCACCAGAAATTCCTCTTCTTCCGCACTCTAATTAGTATGCAACGAATCGGCGACTGCTGGCCGTGATTCTGACCCTCGACACTGCGAGTGTCGAGGGTCAGAATCCGCGGCCATCCCTGTGCTGCAAACCCCCGCTCACACGACGATTACCGGAATCGCTCCTGCAGCTTGTCTAGCTCGGCGCTGCCGGGGCAGAGGTCGGCGAGGGGGATCTTGACCAGCGGTTCGGGGACCGTGCTCATCTGCTCGTGCATGTCGCGCGAGTCCGTGCTGACGAACAGCAGCCCGGTCGGCACCTCGCCGGCGCGCTGGTGGGCGCGGATGTGCGAATAAGCCCGGTCACGGTCGGTGGGGTCGTAGTCGGCGGAGACCTTGCGCAGCGTGATCCAGCTCTCGTCGTGCAACTGTAGCCTCAGCCGCTGTCCGTCGCCGTACTCTGCCGTGATCTCCTCGCGCGGCGCGACCAGGTTTGCCCCGACGAGCTCGATCTGATGCTTGCGCATGTACGCGTAGCTCTTCGTCGAACCGACGTGGTCGTTGAACGTCACGCACGGCGAGATCACGTCCACGAACGCAAACCCTTTGTGCATCATTCCTGCCTTCAGGATCGGTACGAGCTGCTCCTTGTCGCCCGAAAAACTGCGCGCGACGAACGTCGCACCAAGGCTGAGCGCCATCAGCACGCTGTCGATCGACGCCATCGTGTTCGGAACGCCGCGCTTGCTGGTGGATCCGGGGTCAGCCGACGCCGAGAACTGTCCTTTCGTCAGGCCGTAGACGCCGTTGTTCTCCAGCACGTACAGAAGGTTCAGGTTGCGCCGCATTGCGTGGCATAGTTGACCGAGTCCGATCGACAGCGAGTCTCCGTCGCCGGAGATGCCGATCATCATCAGATCTCTGTTCGCCGCAGACGCCCCAGTGGCGACGGCGGGCATCCGCCCGTGCACGCTGTTGAAACCGTGCGCCTCTCGTAAGAAGTACGCCGGCGTTTTCGAAGAGCACCCGATCCCCGACATCTTCGCCACCTTGTGAGGTTCGACGTCGAGTTCATAAAACGTCTGGATGATCGCCGCCGTGATCGAATCGTGCCCGCACCCGGCGCACAGTGTTGTAACGGTGCCCTCATAGTCGCGCCTGGTCAGCCCAACAGCGTTGCGCTTGAGCGACGGGTGGTGGACCTTGGGCTTAGCGGTCTTTTTCATGCGTTACTCCGGAGTTGGCAGATTGCAGTTGGCAGGCGGCAGGCGGGAAGGGTCGAGGGTCTAGGGTCTAGGGACAAATCCGGACCAATCCGATCCAACCCGAACCACCCCGAACCAACTGCAATCTGCAAACTGCCAACTGAAAACTCGTTTCTCATGCGTAGCTCCTTATCTTGCCGTTGATGCCCTCAAGGACGTGGTGCGCGCTCATGGGGAACCCCGCGTAGTACCGCACCGAGTCGAGCTTCGCCTGCTCGACGCCGGTTTCCAATAACAGCAGACTGCGGAGTTGGCCGTCCCGGTTCTGCTCAACGACGAAGTTCTTTTCGTGCGCGTCGAGGAACTCGCGAACGTCGTCTCCAAACGGGAAACCGCGCACGCGCATGTAGTCGGCGATGACCCCTTCATCGGCAAGCCGATCCATCGCCTCGACGCACGCCGCGTGGCAGCCGCCGACGGTGACGATGCCGAAGGTCGCCCCCTTGTTCCGCTTGATCAAGGGCGCGGGAACGGCCTTTGCAGCTCCTTGGATCT is part of the Armatimonadota bacterium genome and harbors:
- a CDS encoding 2-oxoacid:ferredoxin oxidoreductase subunit beta, with translation MKKTAKPKVHHPSLKRNAVGLTRRDYEGTVTTLCAGCGHDSITAAIIQTFYELDVEPHKVAKMSGIGCSSKTPAYFLREAHGFNSVHGRMPAVATGASAANRDLMMIGISGDGDSLSIGLGQLCHAMRRNLNLLYVLENNGVYGLTKGQFSASADPGSTSKRGVPNTMASIDSVLMALSLGATFVARSFSGDKEQLVPILKAGMMHKGFAFVDVISPCVTFNDHVGSTKSYAYMRKHQIELVGANLVAPREEITAEYGDGQRLRLQLHDESWITLRKVSADYDPTDRDRAYSHIRAHQRAGEVPTGLLFVSTDSRDMHEQMSTVPEPLVKIPLADLCPGSAELDKLQERFR